From Amphritea atlantica, a single genomic window includes:
- the ruvB gene encoding Holliday junction branch migration DNA helicase RuvB encodes MIEADRFISPVVTAPQEEVQDRAIRPKSLQDYVGQPVVKEQMEIFIGAARKRQEALDHTLIFGPPGLGKTTLANIIAHEMGCDIKTTSGPVLEKAGDLAAMLTNLEPGDVLFIDEIHRLSASVEEVLYPAMEDYQLDIMIGEGPAARSIKLELPPFTLVGATTRAGLLTSPLRDRFGIVQRLEFYNIDDLTSIVERSARLSGSGVDREGAIEIARRSRGTPRIANRLLRRARDYAEVKGDGRISLEMADLALNMLNVDEHGFDHMDRRLLLAMIEKFGGGPVGVDSLAAAISEERDTIEDVLEPYLIQQGFMMRTPRGRVVTDNAYRHFGIDLPDRDQ; translated from the coding sequence ATGATCGAAGCGGATCGCTTTATCTCTCCTGTTGTCACTGCACCTCAGGAAGAGGTTCAGGATCGGGCTATCCGGCCAAAATCATTGCAGGATTATGTTGGTCAGCCGGTCGTAAAGGAACAGATGGAAATTTTCATCGGTGCTGCGAGAAAGCGACAGGAAGCGCTCGATCATACGCTGATCTTCGGACCACCCGGGCTGGGGAAAACCACCCTTGCCAATATTATTGCCCATGAGATGGGCTGTGATATAAAAACAACGTCTGGTCCGGTGCTTGAGAAAGCGGGAGATCTGGCGGCAATGCTGACCAATCTGGAACCAGGGGATGTGCTGTTTATCGATGAAATACATCGATTGAGTGCATCGGTGGAGGAGGTTCTCTATCCGGCGATGGAGGACTACCAGCTGGATATCATGATTGGTGAGGGGCCTGCGGCCCGTTCCATCAAACTCGAGCTGCCCCCCTTTACGCTGGTCGGGGCAACCACCCGGGCGGGGTTGTTGACCTCTCCGTTGCGTGATCGCTTTGGTATTGTTCAGCGGCTGGAGTTTTACAATATTGATGATCTTACTTCAATTGTGGAGCGCTCGGCACGATTGTCAGGAAGTGGTGTGGATCGTGAGGGCGCAATCGAGATTGCCCGCCGCTCCCGGGGAACCCCGCGGATAGCTAACCGGTTGCTGCGCCGGGCCAGGGATTATGCGGAAGTGAAAGGCGACGGACGGATATCGCTGGAGATGGCTGACCTTGCGTTGAATATGCTCAATGTCGATGAGCATGGTTTTGATCATATGGATCGCAGGCTTTTGCTGGCGATGATTGAAAAATTTGGCGGAGGACCGGTGGGCGTTGATAGTCTGGCGGCGGCGATTAGTGAGGAGCGGGATACCATCGAAGATGTGCTTGAGCCTTACCTCATTCAGCAGGGGTTTATGATGCGTACGCCAAGAGGGCGGGTAGTCACAGATAACGCATATCGACATTTTGGTATTGATTTGCCTGATCGGGATCAATAG